GTAGGTGGGGTTGGGCGTGAAGCCACCGGCGTAGCCGACGGCGGTGGTGTACACCCCGTCGAGCTCCCAGAAGAGCCGTTCGGCCCCCCAGAAGCACCCCAACCCGAACTGCACCTGCTCGAGGCCATCGGGGAACGGCGGTGCGAGCGGTGTCCCCAGCACGGCATGGCGCTCCGGGACCGCCATCGGCGTGTCCCGTCCTGGCAGAGCCGTCTCGGCGGTCGGCATCTCTGGACGCTTCAACCCGAAGAACATGGGAACAACGCTACCGGGACGACCCGTCGAGCAACGGGCCGGGCCGCGGGTCGGTGCCCGGAGGACCGTCGTGCCTACGCTGCGGTGCGTGCGCATCGACACGGTGGAACTGCGGGTGGTGGCCCTGCCGATGCCCAGCCCCTTCGAGAGCGCCCACGGCACCGTCGGCGAGCGGTCGCTCGTGCTCGTGAGGGTGGTGGGCCCGGAAGGGGAGGGCTGGGGCGAGTGCGGGGCTCTCCCGAGGCCCACCTACACCGACGAGTTCGTCGACCAGGCGGTGCTTGTCCTGCGTGACCACCTCGCCCCACGCCTGCTCGACGCCGCTCGCTCCGGGGGAGTCGCCGGCAGCGACGTCGACGCCATCCTGTCCGACGTGGTCGGGCACCCCATGGCCAAGGCGGCGCTGGAGCTCGCCGTGCTCGACGCCGAGGGGCGCCGCGACGGCCGGGCCCTGGTCGACCGCCTCGTGGCCGACCGCACCCTCGCTCGCCCGGAGGTCAGCGGTGGTGTCGCCGTGGGGCTTCACGACACCACCGCGGCGCTGGTCGACGAGGTCGTCGCCCACGTCGGGGCGGGCTACGGCCGCGTGAAGCTGAAGATCGCCCCGGGGCGCGACGAGGAGCGGGTGCGGGCCGTCCGCGACGCGGTGAACGATGCCCTGGAGCTCGTCGTCGACGCCAACGGTGCGTACCGCCTCGACGGGGCACCCGGCGACGTCGACGACGCCCGGGGCCTCACCTGGCTGGCCGACTACGGCGTCGGGCACGTGGAGCAACCCCTGGCCGCCGACGATCTGCTCGGCCACGCCGCCCTGGCCCAGCAGCTGGACACCCCGATCTGCCTGGACGAGTCGCTCACCACGGAGCGGGCCACCCGCGACGCGCTCGAGCTCGGGGCCTGCTCGGTCGTGTGCGTGAAGGCCCCCCGCTACGGGAGCTGGTTGGCCGCGGCCCGGGTCCTGGACCGGTGCGAGGCGGCCGGGGTGCCCGCCTGGGTGGGCGGCATGCTCGACGGTGGCCTCGGCCGGGCCGCCAACCTGGCGCTGGCCGCCCACCCCGCCGCCACGGTGACGGGCGACATCTCGGGCACGGCCCGCTTCTTCACCGACGACGTGACCCCCTTCCTCGAGCCCCTCGCCCGGACTCGGGGTGGTCACCTGCGCTTCTCGGTGCCGTCCGCACCGGGGATCGGCGCGTCGGTCGATCCGGCGGCGTTGGCGCGCCTCACCCGCCACCACGAGATCGTGGCGTCCTTCGCCTGAGCGGCTCCCCTGCTCCGGTGGTCGGTGAGGCCCGAGCGCCGGGTCCGCCCCGTCAGGGATCGCGCCTCCGGCGCGGCGTGGACCGCCGGACGCGGGTGGGCCCCGGCGTCGCGCCGGGGCCCACGTTCGTTCTCGGGTCCGGACCCGGAAGGTCAGGCGCTCACTGGGTGTAGGCGGTGGAGATGCGGTCCTCGCCCAGCTGGGCTTCGACGACCGTGGGCACGTCCGGGCTCACCGCGGCCACGTAGGACTCGTCGCAGGCGAACTCGCCGAGCTCCTCGGGCATGGCCTGGACGTACTCGGTGCCCTGCATGCGCATCACGATGACGCACTCGGGCGGTTGGTTGCCCGCCGGGTTGGTCTCGGCGTGCAGGCCGCCACCGGTCCAGCTGGTGATCTGACCGAGCTGGTCGATCATGCAGTCACGGGTGAGCTCGGCCCCGCAGGCGTCCGCGGCGGTCGCCCACAGCAGGAAGGCCGAGGTGGATTGCGCGCCCAGCAATGCGGGCTCCCCGCCGGACTCCTCGACCACGTCGAGGTACTGCTGGGTGGCCGCGTTCTGGTCGGCAGCCTCGAACGGCACGAAGGCCAACCGCACGAACACGTTGTCGGCGTAGCCGTTGGCGTTGGCCGCCACGAAGCTGTCGTCGTAGAAGTTGGCGTCGGTGATCCACAGGGGGTTGTAGTCCTGCTGGTCGCCGGCCTGCAGGAAGTTCTGGAAGTTGGGCAGGGGCGAGCCGGCGAAGTACACGAACTGCGCTCCGCAGTCCTTCAGCGACTGGACGATCGGCTGCCACTGGACGTTGCCGGCGATCGGGTAGGTCTGCTGGCAGTCGGCCAGGAACTCCCAGCCCGCCTCGGGGTACGTGTCGAGCACCTTCTCGGTGGACTCGCGGGTGGCGGCGTAGTCGCCGAACACGGCGGCGGCGCTCGTCACCTCTTCCGGGTACTCCTCGGCCAGGAGGTAGGCCTGGCCCACCGGGGTCAGGTCGACCGGGTTGGGCACGGCGTTGAAGGTCCAGGGGCCATGGGCGACGGTGGAGCTCACCGTGTAGCCGGGCACCTGGGGCAGCTCGCAGCCGACGCGGGTCTGCTCAGCGGCACCGTCGAGGGACCAGCCCTGACCGACCAGCATGAACACCTGGTCGCAGGCCTCGAGCATGACGTTGGTGGAGTCCAGGATCTTGGCGTCGTAGTAGTTGCCCACGACGGTGCGCCCGTTGATGCCACCCTGTTCGTTGCACCAGTCGATCATGGCGACGACGGCGTCGGACATCTGCGAGTTGAGGCCGGGCGCAGCCTGGTAGCCGGCGTCGTCGCCGTAGCCGATGGTGATCGAGTCGGCGGTCACGAACTCACCCTGGTCGGTGAGCTCGACCCCGTCCTCGGCCGGACCGCACGGCGAGGCCAGGTCGCCGAAGCCGTCGGCCGGACCGCCCTCGCCGGCGTCGGCGGAGGTGGTCGGGCTGTCGTCGCCGTTCGAGGCGTCGTCGCTGCGATCCGCGCCCCCACAAGCGGCGGCCACCAGACCGAGTGCCATCAAGACGGCCAGCAAGCGCCAGCGTGTAGTCCGCATGTCGTGGGTTACCCCCAAGTTCCGGTGCTCACTCCCGAGCAGCGTTGGACCATCCCGGAGACCTCCGAGATGATGACATCGGTCAATGACGAAGGTCACTAAACCGGTGGCGGAGCGTAGGTGGACCCGCCCATCCGAGTCAATGGCGGCCATGAAAACGAGTTGCGATGCTCCCGGCCCGAACGCGACGGTGCCCCGCCGCGAAGGCGGGGCACCATCGTGTCCATGGCGAGGCCGGCGCAGCGGCCCCGGGATCAGCCGGTGTACTTGCGGGACTTGCGGTCCGGGCCCACCTCGGCCTCGGCGGCCGCGGGGATCTCGACGGTGCTGAGGTAGTCGGGGGAGCAGTCGAAGGTGGTCTCCTCCTCCGGGCTCCACTGCACGAACTCCGTGCCCTGCAACAGCAGCGTCATCCCGCATTCGGCCGGGAGGTTGCCACCGGGGTTCGTCTCGGCGTGCAGACCGCCGCCGGTCCAGGCCGTGGTCTCCTCCAGCGCGCCGACCACGCACGCGCGGCTCAC
The window above is part of the Rhabdothermincola salaria genome. Proteins encoded here:
- the menC gene encoding o-succinylbenzoate synthase, translating into MRIDTVELRVVALPMPSPFESAHGTVGERSLVLVRVVGPEGEGWGECGALPRPTYTDEFVDQAVLVLRDHLAPRLLDAARSGGVAGSDVDAILSDVVGHPMAKAALELAVLDAEGRRDGRALVDRLVADRTLARPEVSGGVAVGLHDTTAALVDEVVAHVGAGYGRVKLKIAPGRDEERVRAVRDAVNDALELVVDANGAYRLDGAPGDVDDARGLTWLADYGVGHVEQPLAADDLLGHAALAQQLDTPICLDESLTTERATRDALELGACSVVCVKAPRYGSWLAAARVLDRCEAAGVPAWVGGMLDGGLGRAANLALAAHPAATVTGDISGTARFFTDDVTPFLEPLARTRGGHLRFSVPSAPGIGASVDPAALARLTRHHEIVASFA
- a CDS encoding ABC transporter substrate-binding protein — its product is MLAVLMALGLVAAACGGADRSDDASNGDDSPTTSADAGEGGPADGFGDLASPCGPAEDGVELTDQGEFVTADSITIGYGDDAGYQAAPGLNSQMSDAVVAMIDWCNEQGGINGRTVVGNYYDAKILDSTNVMLEACDQVFMLVGQGWSLDGAAEQTRVGCELPQVPGYTVSSTVAHGPWTFNAVPNPVDLTPVGQAYLLAEEYPEEVTSAAAVFGDYAATRESTEKVLDTYPEAGWEFLADCQQTYPIAGNVQWQPIVQSLKDCGAQFVYFAGSPLPNFQNFLQAGDQQDYNPLWITDANFYDDSFVAANANGYADNVFVRLAFVPFEAADQNAATQQYLDVVEESGGEPALLGAQSTSAFLLWATAADACGAELTRDCMIDQLGQITSWTGGGLHAETNPAGNQPPECVIVMRMQGTEYVQAMPEELGEFACDESYVAAVSPDVPTVVEAQLGEDRISTAYTQ